The stretch of DNA TCCTGCTCAACAAGCGCATGCCGGTGCCACTCAAGCCACTGCTACAGGCCACAACGATGACGGGGTTGGGCTTACTGGTATCGCTGCCCGTCGCATTCCTCGAACTACCGGTTGCCAAGCCCAGTACTTTGGCAATCGCGGCCATCGTCTGGTACGCCCTGGTGCCCACGGTCGGCGGTTTTCTGCTGTGGTACAGCGGTGCGGCGCGAGTGAGCGGGAGTGAAGCCGCGACATTTACGGCGGTCGCTCCGTTGACGGCAGTTGCACTTGCCGCGCTAGTACTCGGCGAACAGATCGGATTGGTACAGACCTTCGGCGTGGCCGCCGTTATTTTCGCCATTCTCGTTCTCACATTTCCGATACGTCCCAAGTCAATGCTACGAGTCTGAGCACGAGCCTTTGGCCGCGCCTCACTCATCCCGGACACATAACAACACAGAGGTGCGAAACATGTATTTCAATCATTCCGACGAGGTGTGGGATCGATTCCCGGAATTGGTGGCCTTGGTTCTGGTCGTTCGACAGGTGCGGTCTGCTGAGCTGAAGGCCGGCGTTCTCGATGACACGTTTGCGAAGGTTGCCGCTTCGCTGGAAACGAAACCGGAGGGCGAGCTTCCATCCATCCAGGCATGGCGCCAGGCCTATGCTGAGATGGACTTGAAACCCACGCAGTATCGCTGTGCAGCCGAGGCGCTCCTGCGTCGTTTCCGCAAGGACCGGAATCTACCGAATTTTCATCCGCTCGTGGATACGCTCAACGCGGAATCCATGCACGCTGCCATTCCGATTGCTGCGTTTGACTGCGCGCATATTTCCGGAGGAATCGTCGTGCGGCCTGCAAACGGTTTGGAAGCCCATCGGACCTTTCAAGGCGAGATCGAACAACCCGCTGTGGGCGAGATCATTTTCGCGGATGAGGCCAACCATGCCCATTCACGCCGCTGGGTGTTCCGGCAAGGAGCGGAATCGGTGGTCTCCAACACGTCGGACACGGTGCTGATCGTTGCCGAAGCTCTCCACGGCGGGGCACTCGAAGATTTGCAGGCCTTGCGCGAGCGCATCGCTTCCCGGGCAATGGAGCTGGGCATCACGATCACGCACGAAGACATGCTGACAAGCTCTCATCGGCGTTTCCAGTTCACGCACGATTTCTGAAAGAAGGTATGGAATTCTCACTTGCCACTAACATCGAGCGGATCACGAATGCTATTCGAAACGCAGAAATTGCCCATGGCCGATACCAGGATACGGTGACGTTGGTAGCTGCATCGAAAAACGTGGCTGCGGCGGACATTCAGGCAGCCATTGATCTGGGGCTGCGCATTTTTGGCGAGAACCGGGTGCAGGAAGTGGTTGCAAAGTGGACCGATCTTCGCGCCGCCAATCCCGGCGTGGCGCTCCACCTGATCGGGCCGCTGCAATCGAACAAGGCCCGCCAGGCTGTCGCGCTATTTGACGTCATCGAATCCGTGGATCGCACTAAGTTGGCGCAGGAAATCGCGGAGGAAGCGGAAAAGCAAGGCCGTAATCCAACCGTCAACATCCAGGTCAACATCGGCAATGAACCTCAGAAGAGTGGCGTTCTGCCAGCTGATACGCCATCGTTGATTGAGGCATGCCGCAATGTCTACCACCTGAATGTTCAAGGCCTCATGTGCATCCCCCCGGCAGGCCAGGATCCATCAAGCTACTTCTTGCTCTTGAAGTCGATAGCTGCCGATCATGGCCTACCCATCCTGTCGATGGGAATGAGCGCCGATTTCGCACAGGCCATTGCGCATGGTGCAACGCATGTCCGGGTTGGCAGTGCGATATTCGGCGATCGTGAGCCCGTTGTGCAATGAAGTCACCTATCCCGATTGAGTCACATGCGGGCCGCTACTCACCGCTTTTTGAGCCACTGCGTATCGGACCCGTCGTGGCGAAGAACCGCTTCTATCAAGTCCCACACTGCAACGGCATGAATCGCGTGCATCCAAGCGCGATGGCCCGCATGCGGGGGATCAAAGCCGAAGGCGGTTGGGGTGTGATCTGCACCGAGCAGTGTGACATCCACTATTCCAGCTGTCACCCACGCGAACTCCGGCTTTGGGACGCTCGAGACATACCCGTTCTCGCTAAGACATCTGAAGAAATTC from Paraburkholderia hayleyella encodes:
- a CDS encoding B3/B4 domain-containing protein — protein: MYFNHSDEVWDRFPELVALVLVVRQVRSAELKAGVLDDTFAKVAASLETKPEGELPSIQAWRQAYAEMDLKPTQYRCAAEALLRRFRKDRNLPNFHPLVDTLNAESMHAAIPIAAFDCAHISGGIVVRPANGLEAHRTFQGEIEQPAVGEIIFADEANHAHSRRWVFRQGAESVVSNTSDTVLIVAEALHGGALEDLQALRERIASRAMELGITITHEDMLTSSHRRFQFTHDF
- a CDS encoding YggS family pyridoxal phosphate-dependent enzyme; this encodes MEFSLATNIERITNAIRNAEIAHGRYQDTVTLVAASKNVAAADIQAAIDLGLRIFGENRVQEVVAKWTDLRAANPGVALHLIGPLQSNKARQAVALFDVIESVDRTKLAQEIAEEAEKQGRNPTVNIQVNIGNEPQKSGVLPADTPSLIEACRNVYHLNVQGLMCIPPAGQDPSSYFLLLKSIAADHGLPILSMGMSADFAQAIAHGATHVRVGSAIFGDREPVVQ